One Diospyros lotus cultivar Yz01 chromosome 1, ASM1463336v1, whole genome shotgun sequence genomic window carries:
- the LOC127787288 gene encoding uncharacterized protein LOC127787288: MGLRFTNSPLDVFKAREAPPTHYLLKIQSFNSFTRSLEKYSSDKFEVGDYKWRLTIYPGGNKDRGGQGHISIFLTLADTSSLPVGWELHAIFNFFVYDQLRDKYFSHTDNQLRRFHTMKMEWGEAKFVELQVFNDSSNGYLIDDACVFGAEVFVLKQTRKAECLSTLEKPNTGSYTWMINPFSFLTLDRYESQWFVAGGHRWRILIHPCGIGAGKGNSVSAFLSLDESTLPPDTRLVVRFTIRVLDQNEPKADPFEFTDEDHFGASFLARGAQKFMPLGKLNDPKQPYLVGDICVMEADVTLFGTISTAS; this comes from the exons ATGGGCTTAAGATTCACTAATTCTCCATTAGATGTGTTTAAag CAAGAGAGGCTCCGCCAACACACTACCTTCTCAAAATTCAATCATTCAACTCATTCACGAGATCATTGGAGAAATATAGTTCAGACAAGTTCGAAGTAGGAGACTACAAATG GAGATTAACGATTTACCCAGGTGGGAACAAAGATAGAGGCGGGCAGGGCCATATTTCGATATTCTTGACGTTGGCAGACACGAGTTCGCTCCCTGTCGGATGGGAGCTCCATGCCATCTTTAACTTCTTCGTGTATGATCAGCTTCGCGACAAGTACTTCTCGCACACGG ACAACCAACTAAGGCGTTTCCACACGATGAAGATGGAATGGGGCGAGGCCAAATTCGTGGAGCTTCAAGTCTTTAATGACTCTTCCAATGGGTACTTGATCGACGACGCCTGCGTGTTTGGTGCCGAAGTCTTCGTTCTGAAGCAGACTCGAAAAGCCGAGTGCTTGTCGACTTTGGAAAAACCCAACACCGGCAGCTACACCTGGATGATcaatcctttttcttttttgaccTTGGATCGTTACGAATCGCAGTGGTTCGTCGCGGGAGGCCACAGATG GAGGATTTTGATCCATCCTTGCGGGATCGGCGCGGGGAAGGGCAACAGTGTTTCGGCGTTCCTGTCTCTGGACGAGTCCACGCTTCCACCAGACACTCGACTAGTTGTGAGATTTACCATCCGCGTGCTTGATCAAAATGAACCCAAAGCAGACCCATTTGAATTTACAG ATGAAGACCATTTTGGAGCGTCCTTCTTGGCGCGGGGTGCTCAAAAGTTCATGCCGTTGGGTAAGCTCAATGACCCAAAGCAGCCCTACTTGGTGGGAGACATTTGCGTAATGGAAGCTGATGTTACTTTGTTCGGAACAATCTCCACAGCCTCTTAA